The Setaria viridis chromosome 6, Setaria_viridis_v4.0, whole genome shotgun sequence genome contains a region encoding:
- the LOC117861074 gene encoding uncharacterized protein, with amino-acid sequence MADSSVNPFLRIPPLIHTEDPGSPPPESILLDRYGYLSCRLNGTTADGFTADGKRIQVTFWAASPPRVSCFTVHSPDVKPSAFDRLPKVIYSKDDLVLLRIPILRQDDSRDAKSCHYFVYQAGTENNRPSLKMLPIPCDIKFSNNEVVLLRCRDQDMFYFALLHRIIDPKNNGKRFDLHLYNSKTGTWNTENQFVDSVNYVNYSYPNIAVTIGGEFGSVGWVDLWRGMLICDLLRDNHSLRYIPLPLPLVPKLLKGYPMCFRDIVVVGDCIKYFEMSYDVRPGSGLTSATQDLVAATKKMKISDIGSGNNWEEDCTFKFSDIPVDSPKFARMLMLPNLKQVKNTKLTLMRDCAGYPALSLHDADVVYIMHTPDRDEDKALVIALDMRKKTLKDVADFGSGRPLGYTFTYLQSGISKHLNIWSSSRSGRNAGETSRDGCLGPCKLEVLGVNAEPQPTAT; translated from the exons ATGGCCGACTCGTCCGTCAATCCGTTCCTCAGGATCCCTCCGCTTATCCACACCGAGGATCCGggttctcctcctcctgagTCGATCCTCCTCGACCGATACGGCTACCTCAGCTGTCGCCTCAACGGCACTACCGCCGATGGCTTCACGGCGGACGGCAAGAGAATCCAGGTCACCTTCTGGGCGGCCAGCCCGCCGCGGGTCTCCTGCTTCACTGTCCATTCCCCCGACGTGAAGCCCTCCGCGTTCGACAGGTTGCCCAAGGTCATCTACTCGAAGGACGACCTCGTCCTGCTCCGCATCCCCATCCTCCGTCAGGACGACAGCCGCGACGCTAAGAGCTGCCACTACTTCGTCTACCAGGCCGGCACCGAGAACAACCGGCCGTCACTTAAGATGTTACCCATCCCGTGCGACATCAAGTTCTCCAACAACGAGGTTGTGCTTTTGCGTTGCCGCGACCAAGATATGTTCTACTTCGCCCTGCTTCATAGGATCATCGATCCTAAGAACAACGGCAAGCGATTTGATCTCCACCTGTACAACTCCAAGACAGGTACATGGAACACTGAGAATCAGTTTGTTGATTCAgtgaattatgtgaattattcaTATCCAAACATTGCGGTCACCATCGGAGGTGAGTTCGGTTCAGTGGGCTGGGTCGATCTCTGGCGGGGCATGCTTATCTGTGACCTTCTCCGGGACAACCATAGTCTTCGCTATATTCCATTACCATTGCCACTGGTGCCCAAGCTGCTCAAGGGTTATCCGATGTGTTTCCGGGACATTGTTGTGGTTGGAGATTGCATCAAGTATTTCGAGATGAGTTACGACGTCAGACCAGGCTCTGGACTCACGTCTGCAACTCAAGATTTGGTGGCTGCaacaaagaaaatgaaaatttcAGATATTGGTTCTGGGAACAACTGGGAAGAGGACTGCACTTTCAAATTTTCTGACATCCCAGTGGACAGCCCCAAGTTTGCTCGAATGCTGATGCTGCCTAATCTGAAACAGGTTAAAAATACAAAGCTAACCTTGATGAGAGACTGTGCGGGTTACCCTGCTCTGAGCTTGCATGATGCTGATGTTGTTTACATCATGCACACACCTGATCGCGATGAGGACAAGGCATTGGTGATTGCACTTGATATGAGAAAAAAGACTCTAAAAGATGTGGCTGATTTTGGCTCTGGAAGGCCTCTGGGTTACACTTTCACCTACCTTCAAAGTGGGATCTCCAAGCATCTGAACATTTGGTCCTCCTCCAG ATCTGGGAGGAATGCGGGTGAAACAAGTAGGGATGGATGTTTGGGGCCATGCAAGCTAGAAGTTCTAGGGGTGAACGCTGAACCGCAGCCAACCGCAACCTAA